In Actinomadura luteofluorescens, the sequence GCTCGCTGGCGTCCGCGTACTCCCAGTCGCCGCGCAGCAGCGCCAGCATCAGCGCGAACGTCGGCGGCGCCGGGGTCGCGGCGCCCGGCTGGCGGCAGCCGGCGCACACCGCGCCGCCCGCCGCGATGGCGAACCCGCGCAGCCCGCCGCGGTTGCCGCACCGGCAGCACTCGTCGAGCGCGGGCGCCCAGCCCGCGACCGACAGCGAGCGCAGCAGGTAGGCGTCCAGGACGAGCCGGGGGTCGTGGGAGCGCTCGGCGAGGGTGCGCAGCCCGCCGACCAGCAGCAGGAACTGCCGCAGCGCGGGCTCGCCCTCCTCGGCGGTGAGCTTCTCCGCGGTCTCCAGCATCGCCGTGCCCGCCGTGTAGCGGGGGTAGTCGGTGACCAGCGCCTCCCCGTACGGGCGCAGCGTCTCGGCCTGCGTGATCAGGTCGAGGGACCGCCGCTCGTACAGCTGCAGGTCCACGTGCGTGAACGGCTCCAGCCGCGCGCCGAACCGGGACCTGGTCTTGCGGACCCCCTTGGCGGCGGCGCGGATCCGGCCGGTCCGCCGGGTCAGCACCGTCACGATGCGATCGGCCTCGCCCAGCTTCTGGGTGCGCAGGACGATGCCTTCGTCGCGGTACAGGGTCACCCGTTCATTCTGACGCACGCCGCCCGATGCCTCGGTGCGCCGGGGGCATCTCCCCAGGATCTTCACAAGTCACAGCAGTGACCTCGCTGCGCCGCAAGACGAACACACAACGTGACCGGATTCGGCCGTAGCGGTCCCCCGAAAGTCATGGCTGGAAACACGGGCACCTGGCAGCGTTGTGGCATGAGATGCCACATCGTGCCACCGCACATGCTGGAGCGGATCGCCCGCGATGCCGAGGACCCGGCCATACGCGGCCGGGCCCGCCGTACGCTGGCGCTCACCTCCGCCCAGTTCACCGAGCGGCGGACGGCCGCGGCCGGGGCCCCCTCCCCGTCCGAGGACTTCGTCCCCGACCGGACGATCAACGACGCCGGGCACCGCGAGGAACTGCCCGGCCGCACCGTGCGGGCGGAGGGAGCCCCCGCCACCGGCGACCCGACCGCCGACCGGGCCTACGACTGGCTCGGAACGACCTTCGACTTCTTCGAGGCCGTGTACCGGCGCGACTCCATCGACGGGGCGGGCCTCCCGATGGTCTCGACCGTCCACTACGGCGACAAGTACGACAACGCCTTCTGGAACGGCGAGCAGATGGTGTACGGC encodes:
- the recO gene encoding DNA repair protein RecO, with product MTLYRDEGIVLRTQKLGEADRIVTVLTRRTGRIRAAAKGVRKTRSRFGARLEPFTHVDLQLYERRSLDLITQAETLRPYGEALVTDYPRYTAGTAMLETAEKLTAEEGEPALRQFLLLVGGLRTLAERSHDPRLVLDAYLLRSLSVAGWAPALDECCRCGNRGGLRGFAIAAGGAVCAGCRQPGAATPAPPTFALMLALLRGDWEYADASEQRHRMETSGLVAAYLQWHLEHGIRSLRHVERETRDDDTDRERV